One Gemmatimonadota bacterium DNA window includes the following coding sequences:
- a CDS encoding RidA family protein, producing MQIIETPNAPIPGGHYSQAIVHNGFAFVAGQLPMVPGATTHVAGTIEEQTEQVLRNVEAVLKAAGSSLDQVVQMTIYVSDMALWGRVNVAYAKVMGGHRPARAVVPVNDLHFGYQIEVQAIGAVTE from the coding sequence ATGCAGATTATTGAAACGCCGAACGCGCCCATCCCTGGTGGTCACTACTCGCAGGCCATTGTCCACAACGGCTTTGCCTTCGTGGCGGGACAGCTCCCGATGGTGCCGGGTGCCACCACGCACGTGGCGGGCACCATCGAAGAGCAGACCGAGCAGGTGCTCCGCAACGTCGAGGCCGTGCTGAAGGCCGCGGGGAGTTCGCTCGACCAGGTGGTGCAGATGACCATCTACGTCTCCGACATGGCACTGTGGGGCCGCGTGAATGTGGCGTATGCCAAAGTGATGGGCGGCCACCGGCCAGCGCGCGCCGTCGTGCCAGTGAATGACCTGCACTTTGGGTATCAGATTGAAGTGCAAGCCATCGGGGCGGTCACCGAATGA
- a CDS encoding nucleotide exchange factor GrpE, translating into MTDFTDTSAQTAPDGDGPDAADYAASESAASVPQGGSDTDAMIATLSTQLNEQRDKHLRLLAEYDNYRKRTVRERQEAELKGMGILIRGILDALDDLGRFAHLDPSQVETAAVVQGAEMVEKKLFKSLAGHGLEVVNPVDVPFDPAVHEALTTMPAGSPDEDQLVGMVYQVGYLFNGQLLRAARVVVKQWSAPADAAAE; encoded by the coding sequence ATGACTGACTTTACCGATACCTCCGCACAGACAGCCCCCGACGGCGATGGTCCTGACGCCGCTGATTATGCCGCATCCGAGAGTGCCGCCTCCGTTCCTCAAGGAGGATCGGATACCGACGCCATGATCGCGACGCTGTCCACGCAGCTCAACGAACAGCGCGACAAACACCTGCGCCTCCTCGCCGAGTACGACAACTACCGCAAGCGCACCGTGCGCGAGCGGCAGGAAGCGGAACTCAAGGGGATGGGCATCTTGATTCGCGGTATTCTCGACGCGCTCGATGACCTCGGCCGCTTTGCGCACCTCGACCCCAGTCAGGTGGAGACCGCCGCCGTGGTGCAGGGCGCCGAGATGGTGGAGAAGAAATTATTTAAGTCGCTCGCCGGTCACGGGCTCGAAGTCGTGAATCCGGTGGACGTCCCCTTTGATCCCGCGGTGCACGAAGCGCTGACCACGATGCCGGCAGGGAGCCCCGACGAAGATCAGCTCGTGGGAATGGTGTATCAGGTCGGCTACCTGTTCAACGGGCAGCTGTTGCGGGCCGCGCGTGTGGTGGTCAAACAGTGGTCGGCGCCGGCTGACGCCGCCGCCGAGTAA
- a CDS encoding cysteine desulfurase family protein, with product MTAPIYLDHAASTPVRQEVLDAMAPFFDMRFGNASSTHRWGRESRAALDDARDRIAACLGAHPDEVCLTSGGTEGDNLAILGAWRALRGAGRTAVATSVIEHKAVLAAMHHCAAEGATERTIPVDATGTVSLSHARAMIATDTALASVMWVSNEIGTIQPIQALAEHAKSVGALFHTDAVQAFGKVDVDARKTPFDYLAISGHKFGAPKGSGAMFIRRGTPLEPLFFGGSQDRGRRPGTENVAFAVGLATACELTLSEHVREHARLTALRDRLQAAIVAAIPDAVVHGRDAQRAAHILNVSIPGTDSESLLIALDLQGIACSGGSACQSGSVTPSHVISALGVPANIAASAIRMSVGSLTTDAAIDRVAELFPKLALRARGHAAA from the coding sequence ATGACAGCCCCGATTTATCTCGATCACGCCGCCTCCACGCCGGTGCGCCAGGAAGTGCTCGACGCCATGGCGCCGTTCTTTGACATGCGCTTTGGCAATGCCTCCAGCACGCACCGCTGGGGCCGCGAGTCGCGCGCGGCGCTCGACGACGCCCGCGACCGCATTGCGGCCTGCCTCGGCGCACACCCCGACGAAGTCTGCCTCACCTCCGGCGGCACCGAAGGCGACAACCTCGCCATCCTCGGCGCGTGGCGCGCGCTCCGTGGTGCCGGACGCACCGCCGTCGCCACGTCGGTGATTGAGCACAAAGCCGTGCTGGCCGCCATGCATCACTGCGCGGCCGAAGGGGCCACGGAACGGACGATACCGGTGGACGCCACTGGCACCGTCTCGCTCTCGCACGCACGCGCGATGATTGCGACCGACACCGCGCTCGCGAGCGTGATGTGGGTGAGCAATGAGATTGGCACCATTCAGCCCATACAGGCGCTCGCCGAACATGCGAAGTCGGTGGGAGCGTTGTTTCATACCGATGCGGTGCAGGCGTTCGGCAAAGTGGACGTGGACGCCCGCAAAACGCCGTTCGATTATCTCGCGATTAGCGGTCACAAGTTCGGCGCGCCCAAGGGCTCGGGCGCAATGTTCATTCGGCGTGGCACGCCGCTCGAGCCGCTGTTCTTTGGAGGCTCACAGGATCGTGGCCGACGCCCCGGCACCGAGAACGTGGCCTTTGCCGTGGGGCTCGCCACGGCCTGCGAACTCACGCTCAGCGAGCACGTGCGCGAACATGCGCGCCTCACCGCGCTCCGTGACCGACTGCAGGCCGCCATCGTGGCCGCAATCCCAGATGCCGTGGTGCATGGACGCGACGCACAACGGGCGGCGCATATTCTCAATGTGTCCATTCCGGGAACCGACAGTGAGTCGCTGCTGATTGCGCTCGATCTCCAAGGCATTGCCTGCTCCGGCGGCTCCGCGTGCCAGAGCGGAAGCGTGACACCGTCACACGTGATCAGCGCGCTCGGTGTTCCCGCCAACATTGCGGCCAGTGCGATTCGCATGAGCGTGGGCTCGCTCACCACCGATGCCGCGATTGACCGTGTTGCCGAACTGTTTCCCAAACTCGCGCTGCGGGCGCGGGGCCATGCGGCGGCATAG
- a CDS encoding DnaJ domain-containing protein, producing MAQKDYYSVLGVSSSATAEDIKKQYRRLAKEHHPDSNKGATKSADRFKEISEAYQVLGDKKKREQYDEMRRLGAFDNIPRGSRGGARPAGAPPGAAGQSYRYDEFDVGGLGGLGDIFSSMFGGGAKGPKASEPEQGQSVETTLEVPFRTAALGGKVPIELDITEECATCLGSGAAKGAKIAVCHECSGRGSISFGQGGFAVNRPCPACLGKGSLPSSPCATCRGAGEARSRKKLLINVPEGTDTGAKIRLKGQGGRGLHGGRNGDIVITFQVKDDASWSREGLDLVAIATVNIAQATLGSKVSVETLDDKRVSIKVPAGTAGGKRFRVRGHGIKKDGKHGDLIVEIELVVPAKLSAEQEKLMQDFAKSAGLEY from the coding sequence ATGGCTCAGAAAGACTATTACAGCGTCCTCGGCGTCTCTTCGTCGGCGACGGCGGAGGATATTAAAAAGCAGTACCGCCGCCTCGCCAAAGAACACCATCCCGATTCCAACAAGGGCGCCACCAAGTCCGCCGATCGCTTCAAAGAAATTTCGGAAGCGTATCAGGTGCTGGGCGACAAAAAGAAACGCGAACAGTACGACGAGATGCGTCGACTGGGCGCCTTTGATAACATCCCGCGCGGTTCGCGCGGTGGGGCTCGTCCGGCGGGCGCGCCGCCGGGGGCTGCTGGGCAGAGTTATCGCTACGACGAGTTTGATGTCGGTGGCCTCGGTGGCCTCGGCGACATCTTCAGCTCGATGTTTGGTGGCGGTGCCAAAGGCCCGAAGGCCAGCGAGCCTGAGCAAGGGCAGAGTGTGGAGACCACGCTCGAGGTGCCATTCCGCACGGCCGCGCTCGGTGGCAAGGTGCCGATCGAGCTCGACATTACGGAAGAATGCGCCACCTGCCTTGGGTCTGGGGCGGCGAAGGGCGCGAAGATTGCCGTCTGCCATGAGTGCTCGGGGCGTGGCTCCATCTCGTTCGGCCAGGGCGGCTTTGCGGTCAATCGTCCCTGTCCGGCCTGCTTGGGCAAGGGAAGTCTTCCCTCAAGCCCCTGCGCCACCTGTCGCGGTGCGGGCGAGGCGCGCAGTCGCAAGAAGTTGCTTATCAATGTGCCGGAAGGCACGGATACGGGCGCGAAGATCCGGCTGAAGGGGCAAGGTGGCCGCGGCCTGCACGGCGGCCGCAACGGCGACATCGTCATCACCTTTCAGGTGAAGGACGACGCGAGTTGGTCGCGCGAAGGGCTCGATCTCGTGGCCATCGCAACGGTCAACATTGCCCAAGCGACGCTCGGCTCCAAAGTCAGCGTCGAAACGCTCGACGACAAACGGGTGTCCATCAAGGTGCCGGCGGGGACCGCGGGTGGAAAACGATTCCGCGTGCGCGGGCATGGCATCAAAAAAGACGGCAAGCATGGCGATCTCATTGTCGAGATCGAACTGGTGGTGCCGGCCAAACTCAGCGCAGAGCAGGAAAAGCTGATGCAGGACTTCGCGAAGTCGGCTGGGTTGGAGTACTAA
- a CDS encoding ABC transporter permease has translation MRFADVLITALGEIRANVLRSFFTLLGIIVSVAFLVAVVAIIQGMNAYVKENIAGAVIGANSFQVRRTPIQIGQFNDQEWRRVQRRPRVDERDAAAVRAAVPDADAIALTSGWPTPVADLVWRDRTMGDVPVFGVTAPYQTVQDYRFESGRPLTDVDVTGRRAVAVIGHDVAEKLLDGVQAVGQEIRVAGQRLEIIGVVAPKGRVLGQSFDSFILTPITRFEMLYGRRLTATISVKVADAANVAPAMEKVEEALRLSRHLRPGQDNTFSVETADALVAFWKSLTAVLFSVIPAVVAIGIVVGGIVIMNIMLMAVNERTREIGIRKAVGARARDVERQFLAEAVILSTLGGLAGVLVGWGFAELVSAVSPLPARITAWSVLLAMGLGASVGILFGVYPARRAAQLDPITAMRQE, from the coding sequence ATGCGCTTCGCTGACGTCCTGATCACCGCGCTCGGGGAAATCCGAGCGAATGTTCTCCGTTCGTTCTTTACGCTGCTCGGCATTATCGTGTCGGTGGCGTTCCTTGTGGCCGTAGTCGCGATCATCCAAGGGATGAATGCGTACGTCAAGGAGAACATCGCGGGGGCCGTGATTGGCGCGAACTCTTTTCAAGTGCGCCGCACCCCTATTCAGATTGGCCAGTTCAACGATCAAGAGTGGCGTCGCGTGCAACGCCGCCCTCGCGTCGACGAACGCGATGCTGCGGCCGTACGAGCCGCCGTGCCCGACGCAGATGCCATTGCCCTTACCTCGGGGTGGCCCACGCCGGTTGCTGACCTCGTCTGGCGCGACCGCACGATGGGTGACGTCCCGGTGTTTGGCGTCACGGCGCCCTATCAGACCGTGCAGGACTACCGCTTTGAATCGGGGCGCCCGCTCACCGACGTGGACGTCACGGGTCGGCGCGCCGTAGCAGTCATTGGGCATGATGTCGCCGAGAAACTGCTCGACGGCGTTCAGGCCGTTGGACAGGAGATTCGCGTCGCCGGGCAGCGACTCGAAATCATCGGCGTCGTTGCACCCAAAGGGCGAGTGCTCGGCCAATCGTTTGATTCGTTCATTCTGACACCGATCACACGATTCGAAATGCTGTACGGTCGCCGCCTCACGGCAACGATTTCCGTGAAAGTTGCCGATGCCGCCAACGTCGCTCCGGCCATGGAGAAAGTTGAGGAGGCGCTGCGCCTCTCGCGGCACCTTCGGCCCGGACAGGACAACACGTTCTCCGTTGAGACCGCCGACGCGCTCGTCGCGTTCTGGAAGAGTCTCACCGCCGTGCTCTTTAGTGTGATTCCTGCGGTCGTGGCCATCGGGATTGTCGTCGGCGGAATCGTGATCATGAACATCATGTTGATGGCCGTCAACGAACGCACGCGCGAAATCGGAATTCGCAAAGCGGTCGGTGCGCGCGCGCGCGACGTGGAGCGGCAGTTTCTCGCCGAGGCGGTGATTTTATCGACACTCGGCGGGCTCGCCGGTGTCTTGGTCGGCTGGGGCTTTGCCGAACTGGTATCGGCGGTCTCGCCGCTGCCGGCTCGCATCACCGCGTGGAGTGTGCTGCTCGCAATGGGGCTCGGCGCCAGCGTCGGGATTCTCTTTGGTGTGTATCCGGCACGCCGTGCCGCGCAGCTCGATCCCATTACCGCCATGCGGCAGGAGTAA
- a CDS encoding ABC transporter permease — MAWRADQLRENLVIAVDTLIANRLRSALTILGVVIGVATVMTMATIVQGVQEQIVRSIQVAGPTTFYVLRVFSTSPVNPDALPKWMRVRPDLTIGDAEAIGTLPIIRYAGIWARAQGRLEFLGQRTQPLAIWGADDRFPEVQGGGLQDGRWFTKAELKSGAAVAVLDETRARQIFGRVDPIGKTAIVGGKPLTVIGLYVPVENIFQPQGQEIGAIIPFRTAYYGYRIDKMRGIWIPVKPRDGVTVTEAQEAVTVLMRERRTLRPGEENNFDLVTQDQILDTFNKITGVFFLVMIVLASVALMVGGIGVMAIMMVSVTARTREIGVRKAVGATRRDIMVQFLIEAAFLTGMGGLIGILIGLAAGQGVNAVMHIKGEAPIGLTLIAVAVSVGIGLVFGVAPARRAARLDPIEALRHE; from the coding sequence ATGGCCTGGCGTGCGGATCAGCTTCGAGAAAATCTCGTGATTGCGGTCGATACGTTGATCGCCAACCGCCTACGCAGCGCGCTGACGATTCTCGGCGTGGTGATTGGCGTGGCGACCGTGATGACCATGGCGACCATTGTGCAGGGCGTGCAGGAGCAGATCGTCCGATCCATTCAGGTAGCTGGCCCCACCACGTTCTACGTGCTCCGCGTTTTTTCGACATCGCCGGTCAACCCAGACGCGCTCCCCAAGTGGATGCGGGTGCGTCCCGACCTCACGATTGGCGACGCGGAAGCCATTGGGACGCTGCCGATCATACGGTACGCCGGCATCTGGGCTCGCGCGCAAGGACGGTTGGAGTTCCTGGGTCAGCGTACACAACCGCTGGCCATTTGGGGCGCAGATGACCGGTTTCCCGAAGTGCAGGGCGGCGGCCTGCAGGACGGACGCTGGTTCACGAAGGCGGAACTCAAGAGCGGGGCCGCGGTCGCGGTGCTCGACGAAACGCGGGCACGGCAAATCTTTGGTCGCGTAGATCCGATTGGAAAGACCGCCATCGTCGGCGGCAAGCCGCTCACGGTCATTGGGCTCTATGTGCCGGTGGAAAATATTTTCCAACCGCAGGGGCAGGAAATCGGCGCCATCATCCCATTTCGAACTGCGTATTACGGGTATCGCATCGACAAGATGCGGGGCATCTGGATTCCCGTGAAGCCTCGAGACGGTGTCACCGTGACGGAAGCGCAGGAAGCGGTGACCGTGCTGATGCGCGAGCGACGCACGCTCCGCCCGGGCGAAGAAAATAATTTCGATCTCGTCACGCAAGACCAAATTCTTGACACCTTCAACAAGATCACGGGCGTCTTTTTTCTGGTGATGATTGTGCTGGCGTCGGTGGCGCTCATGGTCGGCGGCATCGGCGTGATGGCCATCATGATGGTGTCGGTCACCGCGCGTACGCGAGAAATCGGCGTACGCAAAGCGGTCGGCGCCACGCGACGCGACATCATGGTGCAGTTTCTGATCGAAGCGGCGTTCCTGACGGGAATGGGCGGTCTCATTGGTATTCTCATTGGGCTCGCCGCGGGGCAAGGCGTCAACGCCGTCATGCACATCAAGGGCGAGGCCCCCATTGGCTTGACGTTAATCGCCGTGGCGGTCAGCGTCGGCATTGGGCTGGTGTTTGGAGTGGCACCCGCCAGGCGCGCCGCGCGGCTTGATCCCATTGAAGCGTTGCGGCACGAGTAA
- a CDS encoding ABC transporter permease, translated as MRVVDRVLMALEGVTIAFDAIRGNKVRAALTISGVAVGVFVVVAMGAAVHGIRQSFQSDMDEFGATSFQLRRTNPVSVCDGSDETCPEQRNPAITVSEWRAIQRLPEVQSAIGWLFGSGDFAYRDRYVKGVNYDAQSTEWAQVDLADVSPGRSFTESEHDGAAPVALVNDSLKSQLFGDTDPIGKSITISGKPFTVIGVFHTKAGFIKALDGRGPDKPRALLPMMSAYRHLDVWKRGFMAFVKPRSDVTQAEAIDAVTALLRSRRGLKPGMPNNFYLVGQDRMLDIFNQLFGAIFLVGLALSGVGLLVGGVGVVAIMMISVTERTREIGVRKALGATSGLILWQFLIEAATLTCLGAAIGLGAGAGLAALVKAFTPIPASVPLSAVVSSLVAAALTGVLFGAAPAARAARLDPIAALRHE; from the coding sequence ATGCGCGTCGTCGACCGCGTTCTGATGGCGCTCGAAGGGGTGACGATTGCCTTCGATGCAATTCGTGGCAACAAGGTACGCGCGGCGCTCACCATCTCGGGTGTGGCGGTGGGCGTATTCGTGGTCGTCGCCATGGGCGCGGCGGTGCATGGCATTCGGCAGAGCTTTCAATCGGACATGGACGAGTTTGGCGCCACCTCATTTCAACTCCGTCGCACGAACCCCGTGAGCGTGTGCGACGGATCGGATGAAACGTGCCCCGAGCAACGAAACCCCGCCATCACGGTGAGCGAGTGGCGAGCCATTCAGCGGCTCCCTGAGGTGCAGTCGGCGATCGGCTGGTTGTTTGGCAGCGGCGATTTTGCGTACCGCGACCGGTATGTGAAGGGCGTTAACTACGATGCGCAGAGCACTGAGTGGGCGCAGGTGGATCTCGCCGATGTTTCGCCAGGGCGGAGCTTTACCGAGAGCGAGCACGACGGCGCAGCGCCGGTCGCGCTCGTGAACGACTCGCTGAAATCTCAACTGTTCGGTGACACCGACCCCATCGGCAAGTCAATCACCATCAGTGGCAAGCCGTTCACCGTGATCGGCGTGTTTCATACCAAGGCCGGCTTTATCAAGGCACTTGACGGACGCGGCCCCGACAAGCCGCGGGCGCTCCTCCCGATGATGTCGGCGTACCGCCATCTCGATGTGTGGAAACGCGGGTTTATGGCGTTCGTCAAGCCACGATCGGACGTCACGCAGGCAGAGGCAATCGACGCGGTGACCGCGCTGCTCCGAAGCCGACGCGGCCTCAAGCCCGGCATGCCCAACAATTTCTATTTGGTGGGCCAAGACCGGATGCTCGATATTTTCAATCAGCTCTTCGGGGCAATCTTCTTGGTAGGCCTCGCCCTGAGCGGCGTTGGCCTGCTGGTGGGTGGCGTGGGCGTGGTGGCCATCATGATGATCTCGGTCACCGAGCGCACGCGCGAGATTGGCGTGCGTAAAGCACTGGGCGCGACGAGTGGACTGATCCTCTGGCAGTTCCTCATTGAAGCGGCCACACTCACCTGCCTCGGAGCCGCTATTGGACTCGGCGCGGGCGCCGGATTGGCGGCCCTCGTGAAGGCCTTCACTCCGATTCCAGCTTCTGTCCCGCTTTCGGCGGTCGTCAGTTCGCTCGTGGCCGCCGCGCTCACCGGCGTGCTCTTCGGCGCGGCGCCCGCCGCGCGGGCCGCGCGCCTCGATCCGATCGCGGCACTCCGGCACGAGTAA
- the mnmA gene encoding tRNA 2-thiouridine(34) synthase MnmA — translation MSTKPRVLVAMSGGVDSSVAAALLVRDGYDVVGVTMKLFDDGNELPDRPCCSLDSTSDARRVCERLGVPHYVLNMVDHFSRDVITDFVAEYARGRTPIPCVRCNTFTKFSDLVAKADGIDAPLVATGHYARVMDGALHRGADDNKDQTYFLWGINRTVLPRLLLPVGNMTKVETRAIARELGFARVADKPESQEICFVPDGDYVKILRRELPADAPALSRGAIVTLTGEVIGEHDGFAQFTIGQRRGLPGGSAEPLFVVALRPDTREVVVGPREALLGFGVVATEINWLVADAPYVGSEVQVRVRHRAPLVGARVTRLAGSEIELALDAPISAIAPGQSLVLYDGTRVLGGGFIESSRSATITRA, via the coding sequence GTGAGCACCAAGCCGCGTGTGCTCGTCGCGATGAGCGGCGGCGTGGATTCCAGCGTCGCCGCCGCGTTGCTCGTGCGCGATGGCTACGATGTGGTTGGCGTGACCATGAAACTGTTCGACGACGGCAACGAGCTCCCCGACCGCCCCTGCTGCTCGCTCGACAGCACCAGCGACGCGCGCCGAGTCTGCGAACGTCTAGGCGTGCCGCATTACGTCCTCAACATGGTTGATCATTTCAGCCGCGATGTCATCACAGACTTCGTGGCGGAGTACGCTCGCGGCCGCACGCCCATCCCCTGCGTGCGCTGTAACACCTTCACGAAGTTCAGCGATCTCGTGGCCAAGGCCGACGGCATCGATGCGCCACTCGTGGCCACCGGCCATTACGCACGCGTGATGGACGGCGCCCTGCATCGCGGCGCGGATGACAACAAGGACCAAACGTATTTCCTCTGGGGCATTAACCGCACCGTACTCCCTCGTCTCCTCCTCCCCGTGGGGAACATGACAAAGGTGGAGACGCGGGCGATTGCGCGTGAACTTGGCTTCGCTCGTGTCGCGGATAAGCCGGAGAGTCAGGAAATTTGCTTTGTTCCCGACGGTGATTACGTCAAGATTCTGCGCCGTGAGCTGCCGGCCGACGCTCCGGCGTTGTCGCGTGGCGCGATCGTCACGCTCACCGGCGAGGTGATTGGCGAGCACGACGGCTTTGCGCAATTCACCATCGGACAGCGTCGCGGGCTTCCCGGCGGGTCGGCAGAGCCGCTGTTTGTCGTCGCGTTGCGGCCGGACACGCGCGAAGTGGTGGTGGGACCGCGCGAGGCGTTGCTGGGATTCGGCGTTGTGGCCACCGAAATCAACTGGCTCGTGGCGGATGCGCCGTACGTGGGCAGCGAGGTGCAGGTGCGCGTGCGGCATCGTGCGCCACTTGTCGGGGCGCGCGTGACGCGCCTTGCGGGTTCCGAAATTGAGTTGGCGCTCGATGCGCCGATCAGCGCCATTGCGCCAGGCCAGTCGCTGGTACTCTATGACGGCACGCGCGTGCTCGGCGGCGGGTTTATTGAGTCGTCGCGGTCAGCGACGATCACTCGCGCATAG
- the bshB1 gene encoding bacillithiol biosynthesis deacetylase BshB1 — protein MTTVDALAIFAHRDDAELCCGGTLAKLVRLGHRVGIVDLTQGEMGSRGSAATRAAEATAAAAVLGVQVRENLALPDAAIINTPETRAALANVIRRLAPRIVITHAPAGRHPDHRVTAQLVRDACFVGGLAKVAPDLPPHRPLKILHAIAYREDQEKPTFVVDISDDFDTKLRAIQCYGSQFDGATQAGEVYPTGEPLYDVIRHQSAHYGSLIRRPYGEPFFTFETMLVDNPLSLDVSSM, from the coding sequence ATGACCACCGTTGACGCCCTCGCCATTTTTGCCCATCGGGACGACGCCGAACTCTGCTGCGGCGGCACACTCGCCAAGCTGGTGCGGCTCGGGCACCGGGTGGGAATCGTCGATCTCACGCAGGGCGAGATGGGCTCGCGCGGGTCAGCGGCCACGCGGGCCGCAGAAGCGACGGCGGCCGCGGCTGTGCTTGGGGTTCAGGTGCGCGAGAATCTGGCGCTGCCCGACGCCGCCATTATCAACACCCCCGAGACGCGCGCGGCGCTCGCCAACGTCATTCGCAGGCTCGCCCCGCGTATCGTGATCACGCATGCCCCGGCGGGCCGGCATCCCGATCATCGCGTCACCGCACAGCTCGTGCGCGATGCCTGCTTTGTGGGCGGATTGGCCAAAGTCGCGCCCGATCTCCCGCCCCACCGCCCGCTCAAGATCCTGCACGCTATTGCCTACCGCGAAGATCAGGAGAAGCCGACGTTCGTCGTGGACATCTCCGACGACTTCGACACCAAGCTGCGCGCCATTCAGTGCTATGGCTCGCAGTTCGACGGCGCCACACAAGCCGGCGAAGTGTATCCCACGGGCGAACCGCTCTACGATGTGATCCGCCATCAGAGTGCGCATTACGGGTCGCTCATTCGCCGCCCATACGGGGAGCCATTTTTTACCTTCGAGACCATGCTCGTCGACAACCCGCTCTCGCTCGACGTCTCCTCGATGTAA
- a CDS encoding SDR family oxidoreductase: MNGEFRDNVVMITGASSGIGEQMAVQLAGQGAKLALVARRADELERVVRACQTAGASTGGTAIAVPADLTDPNACAAAVATTVAHYGRLDTLVNNAGLGMWARVDEVQDLRVFERVMQVNYFGAVYTTAAALPHLRARRGRIVCVSSLAGRTGVPMRSGYAASKHAMNGFFDSLRIELEGTGVTVTIVNPGFVGTGVQGRNLNASGVPLGFVPIDLNAAMTPSVCAQHVLQAAAARKRELVMTARGKIGMWLKLFAPALIDRIAAKAISRGK; encoded by the coding sequence ATGAACGGTGAGTTCCGCGATAACGTCGTGATGATCACCGGCGCCTCCAGCGGGATAGGCGAACAGATGGCGGTGCAGTTGGCGGGGCAGGGCGCCAAGCTGGCGCTCGTCGCGCGTCGCGCCGACGAACTCGAGCGCGTCGTCCGTGCCTGTCAAACGGCCGGGGCCTCCACGGGGGGAACCGCCATTGCCGTACCTGCGGACCTCACCGATCCGAACGCCTGCGCGGCGGCCGTGGCCACCACCGTCGCTCACTACGGACGGCTCGACACCCTCGTCAACAACGCGGGGCTCGGGATGTGGGCGCGCGTGGACGAAGTGCAGGATCTCCGCGTGTTCGAGCGAGTGATGCAGGTCAATTATTTCGGTGCCGTGTACACCACCGCGGCGGCGTTGCCGCACCTCCGTGCGCGGCGCGGTCGCATTGTGTGCGTGTCGAGTTTGGCGGGACGTACCGGCGTGCCCATGCGCAGCGGCTACGCGGCGAGCAAGCACGCGATGAATGGCTTCTTTGATTCACTGCGCATCGAACTCGAGGGGACCGGCGTGACTGTCACCATCGTGAACCCGGGCTTCGTTGGCACCGGCGTACAGGGACGCAATCTCAATGCGAGCGGCGTGCCACTGGGCTTTGTGCCGATCGACCTGAATGCCGCGATGACGCCATCCGTGTGCGCCCAGCACGTGCTACAGGCGGCAGCGGCGCGCAAACGCGAACTGGTGATGACCGCGCGCGGGAAGATTGGGATGTGGCTCAAGCTGTTTGCGCCGGCTCTGATTGACCGGATAGCGGCGAAGGCGATTTCGCGCGGGAAGTAG